The DNA region TCGGCTTCTTCGCGTCGGTCCGCTTCGCCGCGGCGGCGGGACCCTGCTCGGCAGCCTGGTCCGCGGTCTGGCCCACGGCCGGCGTTGCGCAGGCGAGCGCGCTCAGCGACACCGCAAGCGGCAACGCGCGCCATTCTGCGTGAGCTCGTTTCTTAAACATCAGTCCCCCAGTTCTCACTCGCACATTGAATCTCGAAGGTTGGTCGTTCGTCAGTCGGTCTCGTCAGCTCGGCCGTCGCGCGGTGACGCGCGTGACCACCGGCATCGGCATGTCCTTGGGTGGCGGTTCGCGCAGCGTCAGACTGCCGATCACCTCGTTGCGAAGCGCCGCATCGATCTCCGGATTGCCGGAGGACGGCGTCAGGACGACGCGGGTGACGTGGCCGGAGCCATCCACCCACAGCCGCACCTGGATTTGCGTCGCCATGTTGCGGGTCTTCGGATTGGCGCGGATCGCCGCCTCGACCTGCGAGGTGATGATCGTGGTGTACCAACCCCAGCGACTGCCACCGCCGCCGCCTCCGCCATACGGGTTGCCGCCGGGCTTGCCGCCGAGATTGAACAGATCGCCGGGTCCCGTCGGCTTGGCATCGAGCGACAGCGGACCGGGCGGCTCGTCGTTCTTGGCGTCCTTGGCCGGCTCGTCCTTCGGCTTGTCGACCGGCTTCTCTTCCTTGAACTCGGGCTCCGCCATCTTGGGCTGCTCGATCATCTTCTGCTCGGGCTGCGGCTGTGGCGGCGGAGGCGGAGGTGGCGGCGGCAGCGTCACATTGACAATGGTGAGATCGCGCACCTGACGCGGCGGCGGCAGATCGTCGTGACCGAGAAAGAAGTAGACGATGCCGCCAAGGAACAGCGCGACCACCGCCACCACTGCGCCGTAGCGCAGCAGCGCACTGCGTTCGCCCTTCCGGGCGGCCGTGTTGCGGGCAGCCGACGGCGGCGCCGCGGCTGTTGCGGGCGCGACGGCAACATCGTGATCGTCGGCTGACGGCGCGGCGCGCGCGTTCTGGTCCCGCATCGGCGCGTTCATGGCGCGGCCTCCACCGCGGCGCGGTCGAGCAGCCTGTCATTGACGTATTGCATGACGAAGCTGGCAAGCGCGTCGAAGTCCGTGGTCTTCAGGATGACCTTGGTATCGGGGCCTGCTTCGATCGCTGCGTGAAAGGTCTCAACCTCGCTCAGATAGTCGACATAGGCCGTCGCGTCGATCGACAGGCGGGCCCACGGGCATCGCGAGATTGTCAGCCGCAGCGGGTTGTCGGCGGGCTCGCGGCCTGCGACGTGCCGGCGCAGCACATCCGCGAGCTTGACCAGCAGGGCCTCGCCATGAACGGGAAATGCCACCACCTCGCCGCGCTGCTCTTCGCGCACGTCCGCGGCGATCGGTATCACACCGAGTTCCGCGCCAATACCGGCGCGGATCGGCACCTGCGAAACGGGCTCGGCGCGCGTGACGTCCGCGGCACCGCAGCCGTGATCGAATGATCGCATCATGCCGCTCAGCCACGACCGTAGCGTCCTGCGCTCGGTCAGCGGGAAAGGTGATGGCTGCGTGATCATGGCGTCGCTTCCCGACTGGCTCACTTCACGAGCGGCTTGGTGGCGAGCCCGACCTGGCTCAGGCCGATACGGCTGAGCAGATCGAACACATCCATCACGCTCTGGTACTGCGCCTGCGCATCGCCGCGCAGCACCACGGGAAATTCCGGCGTCAGCGCCTTCTGCTGGATCAGCCGCTGCTCGAGCTCGGCCAAGGTCACCGGTATAGTGTCGAGGAAGATCTTGCCGTCATTGGCGACCGTGATTGCCTTGGTGGTCTGGGTCGCAAGGCTCGGCGCCGCCGAGGCCTTCGGCAGATTGACCTTCTGGCCCTGCACGGTCGCCGTCGTCATGATGATGAAGATCACCAGCAGCACGTAGGCGAGGTCCAGCATCGGCGTGATGTTGATGTCGTCATAGGGCTTGGAGTCGGCCTGGATCTGCATGGCCGTTACTCCGCAGCGATACGGTGTTCGATCGGGTCCGGCCGGTCGGCGGAATAGAATTCCGCCATCTTGGTCACGAACTCGTCGACGAAGACCTGAATGTCGTTGGTCAGGTCCTTGATCCGGGAGATCAGGTAGTTGTAGCCGAACAGCGCCGGGATCGCGACGCCGAGACCGGCGACGGTTGCGACCAGCGCCGCGGCGATGCCGGGCGCGATCGCGTTGACGTTGACGTCGCCGCTCGCCGCGATCGCCGCGAAGGTGATCATGACGCCGACCACGGTGCCGAGCAGGCCGAGGAACGGTCCGCCGGAGATCGCGATGGTCAGCACCACCATCAGGCGGTTGAGGCGCTGCATCTCCTTGACGACGCCGCTATCGAGCGCCGCGCGGATCGCCGCGATCGAGACCGCCGACAGCACCGGAGCGCGCTGCGAGTTGCTGAAGCGGTGACGGATTTCCGCGGCGCCGATGTGGTAGATGCGGTAGAGCGAGGACGAGCGCATCATCTTGGCGTCGGCCTCGGTGAGGCGTCCGCCCAGCGTCGAGATGTCGTCGGCATCGCCGCGATCCAGCATGGTGAGATCGGCCGCGATCTCGCGGAACCCCTTCATGAACTGGGCATTCGCCCTGGCCTGCTTGCTGAGATACGAGGCTCTGTCGAACATCACCACCCAGCTGACCGCGGCCATGATCAGCAGAATGCCGATCACCACCCAGCCGTCGAGCGTCACCGACTTCAGGATCACCGCGAAGTAGCCGGACAGCCAGCTTGCAGTCTCCTCGTCGACGCTGAATGCCATCAGCTTGGCCTGGTCGGGCCCCTGCCCGATCGCCATCACCTTGATCAGTCCGGCGGGGCGCGCGACCTTGCTGATCTGCAGCTCGTCGATGTCGCCGACGAAGCCGGCCATCGCTACGGCAGCAGGCGCAGGTGCCGGTGTTGCCGCCGCATCCGGCGTCGCCGCGGGCGCGGCGCCACCGTCCGCAGCCGGCGCATCAGGGGGCACTGATGGTGTTGCTGCGGACGGGGCCGTCGCAGGCGCGATCGGAGAGGCACTGGAGGTCGACGAGTCTCCTCCGATCAGGCCAACGGTATTGAGGGCGGGCAGGCTCGCGCTGAGCGCGGCGTAGGATACGCCGTCGAGATAGAGCGTGACCTGACCGTTTCCGGCAACGACGGCGACATGATGCCAGCTACCGGCCGCGACCGGCGCTCCGGCGCTCGAGCGCTGCACGGAGCCCGCGTTGGTGACTTCGACAAACGGACTGCCATTGTCGACCCCGACCACCAGTGCGTTGGCGCCGTCACGCCGGCTGAACAGCGCGGCGTTGGGCTGCAAGGCAGCCGGCTTGATCCAGGCCGACCAGGTCAGCGCGGCACCATCCGGCGACGCGAGCGACGGCGAGGCCGGCACCGTGACCGGTGTGCGGCCGTCGAGCCGCAAGCCGGTCCCGATCAGCGAACCGTCCGCCGGCTGGCCGACACTTTGGGCGTTATTGGCCCACACCGAGGAATCGATTGCCGGCGTGCCGCGCTCGTTGAAGTGATAGACCGTCAACGTATCCGGATCGTAAGTGCCCTTCGGATCGCTGGTCGCGAGCGCTTTCTTGTTGCCGTAATAGAGCCAGATATCGGTCCGCGCGCCCGGCGCGATGTTCGGCACCGCGACCCAGACCAGGCCTTCGCCGAGCAGCGAATCGAACTTCTCGATATGATGCTTCAACGGCGTCTTGTCGTCACCGGCGACGAACCGCAGATCGCTGCCGTCGTCCTTCGCCGAGCTGAAGCGGAAGTTGCCGACATGCAGGCGCACCAGCACCGGCACCCCGCCGATCGGATCGGTGACGTTGGCGCCCGACGCGCTGACGTCGACCGTGATCTTCTTGCGCAGCGACCATTCGTCGTTCCACCACGCATTGGCCGGCGCGAGCGACGCCACCAGGGCGACGAGCCCGAACAACAACGCCGTCGCGACGTTCGCAACGCCTCGGCGCAGCGCCGGCCGGCGCGTGCGTCGCTCGAGAGTAAGACCCATGCCCATTAGAATTCACCCCAGATTCGGAAGTTCACGCGCGGACTGTTTGCGTGCGTGTATTGTTGAGCGACCCCTGGCACCGAAAGCGCGACCATGCCGTTGAAATATTCGAAGGTCTTGAATCGCGTGCCGAGGCCGTAGCTCCATGCGACGAATGACGATTGCTGATCAGGCAGCGGCTGCTGGATCGACGCGTAGCCGGCATCGAAGAACGTGAAGAAGCGCCAATCGTTGAAGGTGATGAAGCGCGGCTTGCCGTCGCCGGTTTCGCTCTTGAGCTCGCCTTGCAGCATGCTGCCGACATTGGGCGTGCGCAGCTCGAAATTGGCGACCGCGCCGTTGTCGCCGAGCACCTCGGATTCGAGGTAGCCGCGAACGGTATCGAGACCGCCGAGGCTGAACTGCTCGCTCGAGACCAGCGGGCCGTCGGCAATCTGGCCCTGCACCTTGCCGTAGAGCTGGAAGCCTTCCGGCAGCTCCTGGGTATGCGAGACGTCGAGGTTGAGGTGGGTGAAGCTCGGCGAAGCCTTGAAGCGCTTCGCGTCGAACTCGTCCCACGGGCTGCTCAGCGTCCGGATGTTGTAGGTCACGCCGGCATTGAACTGCGTCGTGAACTTCTCTTCCTGGAACGTCGCCCCATAAGTCGCGACGACGGGATAGTAAGTGACAGGTGACGAGAACCCGTCGGTGCCGAGCTTCACGGTCTGGTCGAAATGCTTGTAGTCCATGCCGACCGACAGCGTGTGGAACAGGCCCTCGCGCGTCGGCAGCGTGATCACGGCGCGCTCGCCGATGATCGTGCCGGGACCGACCACATTGGTGCCGCCGATCGTCGCGACATTGCTGTTCGACTTCACGCTGTAGAACAGCAGATTGAGCCAATCGGCATTCGGCACGCGCGCCATATACGAGCCGGAGAACACCTCGGCATCACTCGGGCGCTCCGGCGCAACCTGATAGGTGAAGCTCAGCGAATGCCCGAGCTGCCACAGATTGTCGTAGTGCACGGTGGCGGAGACGCGGCTCGCCGTAGTGGACGGCGATTGCCGGTTGTTGGCTTCGAGGCTGGCGTGGAACGGCGCCTTGTCCTCGACATTGAGATCGACGTCGACGGTGCCCGGCGCAACGCCGGCGCGCAGCGCCGGAGTCACGCGGCGATCCGGCCATTGGTTGAGCGACACAATGTCCTTGGTGACGTCACCGAAATTGGGAACGGTGCCCTCCTTCAGCGAAGGCGCGCTGTCCTTGATCCGGTCGAGATCGAAATAGCGCGAATTCTTCACCCGCAGGCGCCCGACCTTCAACTCGGTCACCTTGAGGGTGACCACACCGCCGGTCACGTTCTGCTGCGGGACCGCAACGCTGACGGTCTGGAAGCCCTTGTCGTGATACGCCTTCTCCAGCGCGGCCCGCGCCTTCTCGACGTCCTCCGAGGTCTTGCCCGGACCGAGGAAGGGATAGATCGCCTCCTCGATCTCGACCTGCGGCAGCCTATCGGCGCCCTGTACGGCGAAGTCGTCGATGTCGAAGCGCTGCAGCGGCGCTGACGGCTTTTGCGCCGGTGCATTCGCCTGCGCCGGCTGCTTGCCCGCCGCCGGCGCTGCGGCCGCAGCCGCATCCTTCGCTGCTTCCTTCGCCGCGCGCGCCGGAACGATGGCTGCCACGGAGCCAACCACGGTGAGTGCCGCAGCCGACACACGCAACCCGATCCGACATCGCTGACGATGCCCGAAAATCCGATGATCTCTTCGACTACGCACAGACGTCCCACTTACTTCGCGCAGACGCGCGCCATCGCGACAGGAAGGCCGCGATGACGACGCCTTACTCAGAAGACGACTGGGCGAACGCAAACCCGCAAAAGAATCTGCGGCGGCGCAAAAGAAATTTTTGGTTTGTTAGGAAATCGAGCGTGCGGCGCCGATTCGTTCGGCTTTAGCCCCGTTCCGATTGCAGCGGACGGGGCTAAAGACTTTTGACGCGTTTTCTTCACGCG from Bradyrhizobium sp. B124 includes:
- a CDS encoding ShlB/FhaC/HecB family hemolysin secretion/activation protein — encoded protein: MAAIVPARAAKEAAKDAAAAAAPAAGKQPAQANAPAQKPSAPLQRFDIDDFAVQGADRLPQVEIEEAIYPFLGPGKTSEDVEKARAALEKAYHDKGFQTVSVAVPQQNVTGGVVTLKVTELKVGRLRVKNSRYFDLDRIKDSAPSLKEGTVPNFGDVTKDIVSLNQWPDRRVTPALRAGVAPGTVDVDLNVEDKAPFHASLEANNRQSPSTTASRVSATVHYDNLWQLGHSLSFTYQVAPERPSDAEVFSGSYMARVPNADWLNLLFYSVKSNSNVATIGGTNVVGPGTIIGERAVITLPTREGLFHTLSVGMDYKHFDQTVKLGTDGFSSPVTYYPVVATYGATFQEEKFTTQFNAGVTYNIRTLSSPWDEFDAKRFKASPSFTHLNLDVSHTQELPEGFQLYGKVQGQIADGPLVSSEQFSLGGLDTVRGYLESEVLGDNGAVANFELRTPNVGSMLQGELKSETGDGKPRFITFNDWRFFTFFDAGYASIQQPLPDQQSSFVAWSYGLGTRFKTFEYFNGMVALSVPGVAQQYTHANSPRVNFRIWGEF
- a CDS encoding DUF2341 domain-containing protein, which produces MGLTLERRTRRPALRRGVANVATALLFGLVALVASLAPANAWWNDEWSLRKKITVDVSASGANVTDPIGGVPVLVRLHVGNFRFSSAKDDGSDLRFVAGDDKTPLKHHIEKFDSLLGEGLVWVAVPNIAPGARTDIWLYYGNKKALATSDPKGTYDPDTLTVYHFNERGTPAIDSSVWANNAQSVGQPADGSLIGTGLRLDGRTPVTVPASPSLASPDGAALTWSAWIKPAALQPNAALFSRRDGANALVVGVDNGSPFVEVTNAGSVQRSSAGAPVAAGSWHHVAVVAGNGQVTLYLDGVSYAALSASLPALNTVGLIGGDSSTSSASPIAPATAPSAATPSVPPDAPAADGGAAPAATPDAAATPAPAPAAVAMAGFVGDIDELQISKVARPAGLIKVMAIGQGPDQAKLMAFSVDEETASWLSGYFAVILKSVTLDGWVVIGILLIMAAVSWVVMFDRASYLSKQARANAQFMKGFREIAADLTMLDRGDADDISTLGGRLTEADAKMMRSSSLYRIYHIGAAEIRHRFSNSQRAPVLSAVSIAAIRAALDSGVVKEMQRLNRLMVVLTIAISGGPFLGLLGTVVGVMITFAAIAASGDVNVNAIAPGIAAALVATVAGLGVAIPALFGYNYLISRIKDLTNDIQVFVDEFVTKMAEFYSADRPDPIEHRIAAE
- a CDS encoding biopolymer transporter ExbD is translated as MQIQADSKPYDDINITPMLDLAYVLLVIFIIMTTATVQGQKVNLPKASAAPSLATQTTKAITVANDGKIFLDTIPVTLAELEQRLIQQKALTPEFPVVLRGDAQAQYQSVMDVFDLLSRIGLSQVGLATKPLVK
- a CDS encoding TonB C-terminal domain-containing protein, which gives rise to MNAPMRDQNARAAPSADDHDVAVAPATAAAPPSAARNTAARKGERSALLRYGAVVAVVALFLGGIVYFFLGHDDLPPPRQVRDLTIVNVTLPPPPPPPPPQPQPEQKMIEQPKMAEPEFKEEKPVDKPKDEPAKDAKNDEPPGPLSLDAKPTGPGDLFNLGGKPGGNPYGGGGGGGSRWGWYTTIITSQVEAAIRANPKTRNMATQIQVRLWVDGSGHVTRVVLTPSSGNPEIDAALRNEVIGSLTLREPPPKDMPMPVVTRVTARRPS